From Glycine max cultivar Williams 82 chromosome 11, Glycine_max_v4.0, whole genome shotgun sequence, the proteins below share one genomic window:
- the LOC100807706 gene encoding putative uncharacterized protein DDB_G0282133 — MTNAHGGAMLVERNTNSTVRRQKFGALLHSEPTSLSTSNNDDDEFSHNQQRHSNASPRNYADSSTTSSNNASPNTMSPWSYQPNNNSSSPLDKSPWILPSSPAINHFHHHHDDTENGLFGSIVRQEGHIYSLAVSGDLLYTGSDSKNIRVWKDLKDFAGFKSSSGLVKTIVISGGKIFTGHQDGKIRVWKVSSKNPRNHKRIGSLPTFKEYVKSSMNPKNYVEVRRHRNAVKVKHFDAVSSLSLDEEEGLLYSGSWDKTLKVWRVEDSKCLDSINAHEDAVNAVVAAFGGCVLTGSADGTVKVWRRKNDGKKAKHVLDRVLLKQENAVTALAVNRLAKVVYCGSSDGLVNFWECDQKGGFSHGGVLRGHKLAVLCLAAAGNLVFSGSADKNVCLWKRDEHGFHTCHSILTGHTGPVKCIAVREEKPPPEEPCEKKDQRWFVYTGSLDKSVKVWCVSEQAPEASMFQSWATPGHAGSPGKISVSSSPAWSYSSPRRIGVTSATGGFGYSSPGSIRVNSSSSPFRTSYSLPRIFSVSNDSGNSNGNGHSTKSFDNGNNSRTTDDGAKNNDDNTKSEDNGNNNNHSAKSNDGGNNNPNNNDRAKSIGNENKDCDNDNAKSIVSGNNNRNSDSTKSSYNGSNNPNNDGAYSNANNSHDTNSTKIIGNGNNNNNNNIDDASGNGKKNNNIDGASGNGKKNNNIDGASGNGNNNRNINSAKSIGGNNNRNSDSTKSSYNGSNNPNNDGAYSNANNSHDTSSTKIIGNGNNNNNNIDDASGNGKKNNNIDGASGNGKKNNNIDGASGNGNNNRNINSAKSIGGNNRNSDSTKSGDNSSNNRNSDNTKSGDNGNNHHNIDVAYGNGSTNRNNDSSKIGDNGDNNRINDSFKSNSNANGHNNSSDKSGGAKSNGNSNNNSNGGGAKSNDIGNGNSNYNRNSDGPKSNVIGNYNQNSGGKSSGNGNEKSNSNRSSGGAKSNGNSIQNSNSNRTRSNANANNNYTNNPFQNNSTGAGDTRNRNERQLQSRNQYCN, encoded by the coding sequence ATGACAAACGCACACGGTGGCGCCATGTTAGTAGAGCGAAATACAAACAGCACCGTACGCAGACAAAAATTCGGAGCCTTGTTGCACTCCGAACCGACGTCGCTTTCCACCTCCAACAACGACGATGATGAATTCTCCCATAACCAACAACGGCACAGCAACGCCAGCCCCAGAAACTACGCCGATAGCAGCACCACAAGCAGCAACAATGCCTCTCCCAACACCATGTCTCCGTGGAGCTACCAACCCAACAACAACTCTTCTTCTCCTCTCGATAAATCTCCGTGGATATTGCCTTCTTCACCGGCGATAAACcacttccaccaccaccatgaCGATACCGAAAACGGCCTCTTCGGATCTATCGTCCGCCAGGAGGGCCACATATATTCCCTCGCCGTTTCCGGGGACTTGCTTTACACCGGCTCCGACAGCAAGAACATAAGAGTGTGGAAGGATCTCAAAGACTTCGCGGGATTCAAATCAAGCAGCGGATTGGTGAAAACGATTGTTATCTCCGGCGGGAAGATCTTCACCGGCCATCAAGACGGGAAGATCAGAGTGTGGAAGGTTTCGTCGAAGAATCCGCGCAACCATAAACGTATCGGGAGCTTGCCGACGTTCAAAGAGTACGTGAAGAGTTCGATGAATCCGAAGAACTACGTGGAGGTTCGGCGGCACCGGAACGCGGTGAAGGTGAAGCACTTCGACGCCGTTTCGAGCCTGAGTTTGGACGAGGAGGAAGGGTTGTTGTACTCGGGGTCGTGGGACAAGACGCTCAAGGTGTGGCGCGTGGAGGATTCAAAGTGCTTGGATTCGATTAACGCGCACGAGGACGCCGTGAACGCGGTGGTGGCGGCGTTCGGAGGGTGCGTGTTGACGGGCTCCGCGGACGGGACGGTGAAGGTATGGAGGAGGAAGAACGACGGGAAGAAGGCCAAGCACGTGCTGGACCGCGTTTTGCTGAAGCAGGAGAACGCGGTTACGGCGCTGGCGGTGAACCGTTTGGCAAAAGTGGTTTATTGCGGTTCTTCTGATGGGTTGGTGAATTTCTGGGAGTGTGACCAGAAAGGCGGGTTCTCACACGGCGGCGTTTTGAGGGGGCATAAGCTCGCTGTTCTCTGTCTCGCTGCGGCGGGGAACCTTGTCTTTAGTGGCTCCGCAGATAAGAATGTTTGCCTGTGGAAGCGTGACGAACATGGGTTCCACACGTGCCATTCGATTCTGACGGGGCACACTGGTCCTGTTAAGTGTATTGCTGTGAGGGAAGAAAAACCGCCCCCGGAGGAGCCTTGCGAGAAGAAGGATCAACGGTGGTTTGTGTACACCGGGAGCTTGGACAAGTCCGTGAAGGTGTGGTGCGTGTCTGAACAAGCGCCGGAGGCGAGCATGTTCCAAAGCTGGGCCACACCGGGTCATGCCGGTTCACCGGGGAAAATTAGTGTTAGTTCATCACCTGCGTGGAGTTATTCATCGCCGAGAAGAATTGGTGTTACTTCCGCAACAGGTGGATTCGGCTATTCCTCACCCGGATCTATCAGGGTCAATTCCTCTTCCTCCCCATTTCGAACAAGTTATTCTTTGCCCAGAATATTCAGTGTTAGCAATGACAGTGGAAACAGCAACGGCAATGGTCATAGTACTAAAAGTTTTGATAATGGCAATAACAGCAGAACCACTGATGATGGTGCTaaaaacaatgatgataacactAAAAGTGAGGACAATGGCAACAACAATAACCACAGTGCTAAAAGCAATGACGGTGGCAACAACAATCCCAACAACAATGACAGAGCTAAAAGCATTGGCAATGAAAACAAAGATTGCGACAATGATAATGCTAAAAGCATTGTCAGTGGCAACAACAACCGAAACAGTGATAGCACCAAAAGCAGTTACAATGGTAGCAACAACCCCAACAATGATGGTGCTTATAGCAATGCCAACAACAGCCACGACACTAATAGCACTAAAATCATTGGAAatggcaacaacaacaacaacaacaacattgaTGATGCTTCTGGCAATGGcaagaaaaacaacaacattGATGGTGCTTCTGGCAATGGcaagaaaaacaacaacattGATGGTGCTTCTGGCAATGGCAACAACAATCGCAACATTAATAGTGCTAAAAGCATTGGTGGCAACAACAACCGAAACAGTGATAGCACCAAAAGCAGTTACAATGGTAGCAACAACCCCAACAATGATGGTGCTTATAGCAATGCCAACAACAGCCACGACACTAGTAGCACTAAAATCATTGGAAatggcaacaacaacaacaacaacattgaTGATGCTTCTGGCAATGGcaagaaaaacaacaacattGATGGTGCTTCTGGCAATGGcaagaaaaacaacaacattGATGGTGCTTCTGGCAATGGCAACAACAATCGCAACATTAATAGTGCTAAAAGCATTGGTGGCAATAACCGCAACAGTGATAGCACTAAAAGCGGCGACAATAGCAGCAACAACCGCAACAGTGATAACACTAAAAGCGGTGACAATGGAAACAACCACCACAACATTGATGTTGCTTATGGCAATGGCAGCACCAACCGCAACAATGATAGTTCTAAAATCGGTGACAATGGAGACAACAACCGCATCAATGATAGTTTTAAAAGCAATAGCAATGCCAATGGCCATAACAACAGCAGCGACAAGAGTGGTGGTGCTAAAAGTAATGGCAATAGCAATAACAACAGCAACGGTGGTGGTGCTAAAAGCAATGACATTGGCAATGGAAATAGCAATTATAACCGCAACAGTGATGGTCCTAAAAGCAATGTCATTGGAAATTACAACCAAAATAGTGGTGGTAAAAGCAGTGGAAATGGCAATGAAAAGAGCAATAGCAACCGTAGCAGTGGTGGTGCTAAAAGCAATGGCAATAGCATCCAAAACAGCAACAGTAATCGTACCAGAAGCAATGCCAATGCCAACAATAATTACACAAACAACCCCTTCCAAAACAATAGCACCGGTGCCGGTGACACTCGAAACAGGAACGAGAGGCAGTTGCAAAGTAGAAATcaatattgtaattaa